AGGACTCGAAATTCTATGGCCGCTGGCCAATCTGCAGGCCGGATACAAAACCCTGCCGTTGTATCTGCACCGGCTGCATCTGGGCACTTTTGTCGATGCCGGGGCGGCCGGTGACCGTCTTTCCAGCGATGACATTCTGGTCGGCGCCGGTTTTGAACTGGTCACTTCCCTGGAAATTGCCTGGGGCAACCTGTCGTTGTTTCGCATGGGGGTTGCCTGGCCGCTGGTGCAGCCCGGCGGCATGGATCAGACCGGTCCGCTTTTTTTAATCCAACTGGGCCGCCCGCTGTAAAAAACATACCGGGCAGAAAACCCACAGCCAAGCTAGCGAAGCTTCGCCGGAATATTATCAGATTGAATATTTTTTTCTTAAATGGTAACAATTAGACCTATTCTTTATGAAAAATAAGGAGATACGACATGAAAAGAGTAAGTGCAATTGTTGTTTTGGTTTTGTTGTTGCTTCTTTTAACTGCCTGTATGGATGCTGGCCAAACAGCTGCAAACCTATCAACGACTCCTGTGCTTGACCGTATCTTAAAAAAAGGAGAACTGGTTTAAACACGGCTCATGGATAGACAAACTGCCTTAGTAGTCTGATTCGTAAATACGGCAACGCATTTTATGACAGACCATCGCATTCAACATGGCGAAGGATCATAAAAATGAATAAACCAATTATTATACGTAATCGTATTTAAGAATACGTGTGCTAAGCCTCTAAATCCAGCCCATAGATGCGGCTTACCAATGACTAATCTCAAAAAGAAATTCCTCTGGATAACCGGAGCTCTCGTTGTCCTTGTCATCTTTCTGTCCACCTTGATTCTGCTTTCAGACAGGTTCATCAATCAAGAGTCGATCATAAACAGAATTCAGACTGAAATGTCACGGGTACTTGGCGGCCAGGTTGAATTTCAGCGGCTCGAGTTCTCCGTTTTCCCGCAGGTCCGGTTGGTCATTCATCAGTGCAGCTTCTCCATACCCGAAACCGCCCGTGGAACGCTGGCGTCTTTGACGATTTATCCGAAAGTATTACCGCTTTTTACAGGAAAACTTCAGATCGCCGCAATTGATCTGAATGCCCCTGAGATTGAAATCCGCCGCGGCAAAAAACGGGCACCAACGGATAAGAATTTACACTCTTTCTCTGTCGGAGTCGTTCAAAAAAAGGTGGAGCCTGTCTTACGTTTTGTGTCGTCAAAAGCACCGGGGCTTATCTTGGCGTTAGCAAATGGACGGCTAAAATTTGTAGAGGAAGAATTGGTTGTCAAGGCAAAACGCTTTAAAGGCACCATCTACCGTGCTGAAGATAAATTGACGCTAGCCCTTGATGAACTCAAACTTGATTATCCCCGGCTCGACCTGTCCGGCAAATTCGATATCCGGCAACCATCTCCAGCGACTTCCCGAACAATCGAATTGGAACTAAAGGCCTTGGATGTTGATGTTGCTTCAACGCGACGGGCCGCTCTCGCTCTGGCCGGAGATATCCCTGCAGTGCAAGCTATTTTTAAGATCGTAAAGGGAGGCAGACTACCTGATTTTAATTTTGCGGCCCATGGAGACACCATCAATGATTTGGGTGAACTGGACAACATTGCCGTCAAGGGCAGCATGCGTGACGGTGAGATCTTTGTTCCGGAAGTTGATTTTGATTTAAAGGATGTCAAAGGCGATGTGACGATTTCAAAGGGTATCCTGCAAGCAAAAGAGCTTGAAGCTCGTCTGGGCAGCATCTTCGCCCGCAGCGGGACATTGAAGCTGGGGTTGGCAGGAGAAAATGCGCTGTTTCACCTAAATCTGCCGGTTGAGGCTGATCTTGCCGAGCTTCCGTCTATATTGAAACATGTGGTTGGCGATACCGCCTTTATGAAAGAACTGGCCCTTGTGGAGAACTTGCAAGGAAAAGCAGCGGGAAGCATTATTCTGGGGGAACACCTGGCCTCGATTGAAACCAATGTGGAGGTTGCCGAATTTAACGTGTCTGCAAGTTACCGCCGGCTGCCATATCCGCTTAAATTAAATAGCGGCCGGTTTTCTTACAAAAAAGACATAATTGCTCTGAAAAACGTGAGCGGGAGTATGGGAAAATCTTCTTTTTCCGGGGCTTTTTTGCAGTTCGACTTAAAGAAAACATCCGGTTTGGAAATCAAATTCGGAAAGTCAAGCTTTGCTATGGAGGAGCTTTTCCCATGGCTGTCTTCGTTCACTGCTATCAAAGACAAATTCCAACAGCTAAAAACCATAAAAGGCACCTTTTCTTTAGCTGCATTCAGTTTTCGGGGTCCGCCGTCAGAACCTGAAAACTGGCATTTTCAAACGGCCGGCAGCGTCAATAATCTAAACATCACTTCACCCCTTTTTCCAGACACGTTGGAAGTCGCCGCTGGCCAATTCAACATCACAACGAAAGCTATTTCATTCACAGATTTCCAAGCAAACCTGCTGGATGCATCATTAACGGTTTCAGGCGACATCAACGGCTATTTGAAAGGCGTTCAAAACCTGGACCTGAAATTTCATGGCAACATGGGGCCGAATGCAGCCCGATGGACATCCGATGTTATCAAATTTCCTCCCCAGCTGGACCTCAGACCGCCCATATCGATTTCGGCGGCCAATTTGACCTGGAACAATCGCCGGGAAACAACTTTATCAGGAGACCTGACGTGGCCGCAGGGGCTTAAACTATCCGCAGACATTTTTGTAAAGCCCGACCAATTGACCATCAAAAAACTGGTCATCCAGGACTCCGAATCTCACGCCACTGTTAAACTGATTTCAGCAAACAGGGCCTTTGACCTTTCCTTTAGCGGAAATTTGAACAAATCAACGCTGGATCACCTCATGGCGCAAAATCGGTTCCTTGGAGGCTGGATAAAAGGCGATTTTCATACTCATGTGTTGTTGGGTCAACCCGTGGGCTCGACCGTACAGGGCGGCCTTTGTGTCAAAGATCTTGTCTTCCCATGGAAACAGACGATGCCTGTAACAATAAACACCCTCTCATTGGATGCACAAGGTGACAACCTGCATGTTGAATCAGCGAGCCTGTGGTTGGCGGAAAACCGGTTCGACCTGAAAGGAAATCTGAAATTTGATCCCAAAGGCTTTCTACTCGACATGGAAGTTTGCGCTGATGGGTTAAATCTGGATAATTTAAAACAGA
This Candidatus Desulfatibia profunda DNA region includes the following protein-coding sequences:
- a CDS encoding AsmA-like C-terminal domain-containing protein; translated protein: MTNLKKKFLWITGALVVLVIFLSTLILLSDRFINQESIINRIQTEMSRVLGGQVEFQRLEFSVFPQVRLVIHQCSFSIPETARGTLASLTIYPKVLPLFTGKLQIAAIDLNAPEIEIRRGKKRAPTDKNLHSFSVGVVQKKVEPVLRFVSSKAPGLILALANGRLKFVEEELVVKAKRFKGTIYRAEDKLTLALDELKLDYPRLDLSGKFDIRQPSPATSRTIELELKALDVDVASTRRAALALAGDIPAVQAIFKIVKGGRLPDFNFAAHGDTINDLGELDNIAVKGSMRDGEIFVPEVDFDLKDVKGDVTISKGILQAKELEARLGSIFARSGTLKLGLAGENALFHLNLPVEADLAELPSILKHVVGDTAFMKELALVENLQGKAAGSIILGEHLASIETNVEVAEFNVSASYRRLPYPLKLNSGRFSYKKDIIALKNVSGSMGKSSFSGAFLQFDLKKTSGLEIKFGKSSFAMEELFPWLSSFTAIKDKFQQLKTIKGTFSLAAFSFRGPPSEPENWHFQTAGSVNNLNITSPLFPDTLEVAAGQFNITTKAISFTDFQANLLDASLTVSGDINGYLKGVQNLDLKFHGNMGPNAARWTSDVIKFPPQLDLRPPISISAANLTWNNRRETTLSGDLTWPQGLKLSADIFVKPDQLTIKKLVIQDSESHATVKLISANRAFDLSFSGNLNKSTLDHLMAQNRFLGGWIKGDFHTHVLLGQPVGSTVQGGLCVKDLVFPWKQTMPVTINTLSLDAQGDNLHVESASLWLAENRFDLKGNLKFDPKGFLLDMEVCADGLNLDNLKQTLDQNITKNHDQADKSLWALHGTLKLKTEKLTYAGYTWSPFHADISFSDKSATVTVSEANVCGIGTHGILTLSPQKINLDVKPAAQNQALHSTIYCLADKAVKVDGNFNLEGNITAQGTDEALLGSLNGNLEFAATAGRFYAGIFHSTLMDIFNLLNLTEVFRGKLPDITKKGFGYNSIQAKADIQHGKLTLNEMIIDGISMNIVGQGSVDLTNKQVDCVALVAPFKAVDFFIKKIPVVKDILGGSLISIPVGIKGPLENPSVTPLSPSAVGSGLLGIMKRTLRLPVQVVQPIFTEGQKK